The Microbacter sp. GSS18 genome has a segment encoding these proteins:
- a CDS encoding AMP-binding protein produces the protein MRAHYADVWQAVARAVPERAAIRTQEEEWTYERFAREAGALAATLRRQGLGAGDALAMLLHNRPEFLIALLACLATGITPVPLNFRLRAGEVTALLDDSGAEALLYPGSLVEVASAAAAEAADDILLISIPDAGSGPFPGIAWADAVADDQVLPASAPESTELWIYTGGTTGRPKAVRWDDQDLFEAQMVPTYSLTDVPWPESVEEAARIAADPATPRVVNLPLAPFMHGTALTTSMNTLTLGGTVLVTSSARLDAEAAVRFANDEAATRLIVAGDAVAFPLVEAAERLGVGLPTVTSVMSSGMRFSPETKRRLHELGDLTIVDLLASTEGGVFAATITTGVDDLPGRPKLFPSAVVLDDQRREVQDIPGALGVLAQRGALPLGYHRDHEKTRATFPVIDGIRHVVPGDWVRVEDDRHIEFLGRGSGVINTGGEKVYPLDVEEALLTHPAVADVVVLGVPDPRFGEIVTAVVQRAGDVTADELIEHTGRLLAGYKKPRHIVFRASMDRTPTGKVDVGRMRDDVIADLRAQLAR, from the coding sequence GTGCGCGCTCACTATGCCGACGTCTGGCAAGCCGTCGCGCGCGCCGTGCCGGAGCGCGCCGCGATCCGGACGCAGGAGGAGGAGTGGACCTATGAGCGGTTCGCCCGTGAGGCGGGCGCGCTCGCCGCGACCCTCCGGCGCCAGGGCCTGGGTGCCGGCGACGCCCTCGCGATGCTGCTGCACAACAGGCCGGAGTTCCTGATCGCCCTGCTGGCGTGCCTGGCCACGGGGATCACGCCCGTACCGCTCAACTTCCGCCTGCGCGCCGGCGAAGTCACCGCTCTGCTGGACGACTCCGGCGCCGAGGCGCTGCTGTACCCGGGCTCGCTCGTGGAGGTCGCCTCGGCCGCCGCCGCGGAAGCAGCGGACGACATTCTGCTCATCTCCATCCCGGATGCCGGGTCGGGACCGTTCCCCGGCATCGCCTGGGCGGACGCCGTCGCGGACGACCAGGTCCTGCCCGCGTCGGCACCCGAGAGCACGGAGCTGTGGATCTACACCGGCGGGACGACCGGCCGCCCCAAGGCCGTGCGGTGGGACGATCAGGATCTGTTCGAGGCGCAGATGGTGCCGACCTACTCGCTCACAGACGTGCCGTGGCCCGAGTCTGTCGAGGAAGCCGCGCGCATCGCCGCCGATCCCGCCACGCCCCGGGTCGTCAACCTCCCGCTCGCACCGTTCATGCACGGCACCGCGCTGACGACGTCGATGAACACGCTCACCCTCGGCGGAACGGTGCTCGTGACCTCATCGGCGCGGCTGGACGCCGAGGCTGCCGTCCGATTCGCGAACGACGAGGCGGCGACTCGCCTCATCGTCGCCGGCGACGCCGTGGCCTTCCCGCTGGTCGAGGCGGCTGAGCGCCTCGGAGTGGGCCTGCCGACGGTGACGTCGGTCATGAGCTCAGGCATGCGGTTCAGCCCGGAGACCAAGCGGCGACTGCACGAACTGGGCGACCTCACGATCGTCGACCTGCTCGCCTCCACCGAGGGCGGTGTGTTCGCGGCCACGATCACGACCGGTGTCGACGATCTGCCGGGGCGGCCGAAGCTCTTCCCGTCTGCCGTCGTCCTCGACGATCAGCGACGCGAGGTGCAGGACATCCCGGGCGCCCTGGGCGTGCTCGCCCAGCGCGGCGCGCTACCGCTCGGGTACCACCGCGACCACGAGAAGACGCGCGCCACGTTCCCCGTGATCGACGGCATCCGCCATGTCGTCCCCGGGGACTGGGTGCGCGTGGAGGACGACCGGCACATCGAGTTCCTCGGGCGCGGCAGCGGAGTCATCAACACCGGCGGTGAGAAGGTCTACCCGCTCGACGTCGAGGAAGCGCTGCTGACGCATCCGGCCGTCGCCGATGTCGTCGTGCTCGGCGTGCCCGATCCTCGGTTCGGCGAGATCGTGACGGCGGTCGTGCAGCGCGCGGGCGACGTCACAGCCGACGAGCTGATCGAGCACACCGGTCGGCTGCTCGCCGGGTACAAGAAGCCGCGGCATATCGTGTTCCGCGCGTCGATGGACCGCACCCCGACCGGCAAGGTCGACGTCGGCCGGATGCGCGACGACGTGATCGCCGACCTGCGCGCCCAGCTCGCCCGGTAG
- a CDS encoding tannase/feruloyl esterase family alpha/beta hydrolase: MKSALTRLSAVSMGIAAVLAATAGASAASAAPPSEREPQVVTQADCEALVGFTIPAKEIGLPTNGAEVETATWNDAGDYCAVTGWIFAVSAPQDMEFQVNLPGDWNRRTLQFGGGGFDGSLVTATGAYTAQPAGSPTALSQGWVTLGSDGGHQGAPGFDGTFQLDEELFLNYGQWSVKKAHDAAAAVILAAYGVDANWSYFIGGSQGGHEALDAAARYPRDYDGVIANYPAYNVTMMHVGAVNFRDAVQLDGGAGHLNSGETATITDAVYAACDGLDGVEDGLISNVRGCDETFDIQTLACAEGVDPATTDTCLSEAEIAAAEKITTDYDLGIDIEGNSIFAKSALLEGALYQGFAGFGSSAESQGLQFLVFQATMRYGVAGDPPGFDAYTADPLDYAERVEEVGEIMDVTDVSLNQFRAHGGKVILTHGTIDDFITPHNTIQYYEALEDEFGKRLDSFVRFYTVPGWGHGQGLFRAQYDGLDAIVDWVENDVAPSGLVARDGNAGADRTRPMCEYPSWPEYDGYGSVDQASSYTCVAD, encoded by the coding sequence ATGAAATCTGCACTCACCAGACTGTCCGCGGTGTCGATGGGCATCGCGGCCGTCCTCGCGGCCACCGCGGGCGCGTCTGCGGCTTCGGCCGCGCCGCCGTCCGAGCGCGAGCCCCAGGTGGTCACCCAAGCCGACTGCGAGGCTCTGGTCGGCTTCACGATCCCCGCGAAGGAGATCGGCCTGCCGACGAACGGCGCCGAGGTCGAGACGGCGACGTGGAACGACGCCGGCGACTACTGCGCCGTCACCGGCTGGATCTTCGCCGTCAGCGCCCCCCAGGACATGGAGTTCCAGGTCAACCTCCCCGGCGACTGGAATCGCCGCACGCTGCAGTTCGGCGGCGGCGGGTTCGACGGATCGCTCGTGACGGCGACCGGAGCGTACACGGCGCAGCCGGCGGGCTCGCCCACCGCGCTGTCGCAGGGCTGGGTGACGCTCGGCTCCGACGGCGGCCACCAGGGCGCCCCCGGGTTCGACGGCACGTTCCAGCTCGACGAGGAGCTGTTCCTCAACTACGGGCAGTGGTCGGTCAAGAAGGCCCACGATGCCGCGGCCGCGGTCATCCTCGCCGCCTACGGCGTCGACGCGAACTGGTCCTACTTCATCGGCGGCTCCCAGGGCGGTCACGAGGCGCTCGACGCCGCAGCCCGGTACCCGCGCGACTACGACGGGGTGATCGCGAACTACCCCGCGTACAACGTCACGATGATGCACGTGGGCGCGGTGAACTTCCGTGACGCGGTGCAGCTGGACGGCGGCGCGGGCCACCTGAACTCGGGCGAGACCGCGACGATCACGGATGCCGTCTACGCGGCGTGCGATGGCCTCGACGGTGTCGAGGACGGGCTGATCAGCAACGTCCGCGGATGCGACGAGACCTTCGACATCCAGACACTCGCGTGCGCGGAGGGCGTCGATCCCGCCACGACGGACACATGCCTGTCGGAAGCCGAGATCGCCGCCGCCGAGAAGATCACGACCGACTACGACCTCGGCATCGACATCGAGGGCAACTCGATCTTCGCGAAGAGCGCGCTGCTGGAGGGGGCCCTGTATCAGGGCTTCGCCGGCTTCGGCTCCAGTGCCGAGTCGCAGGGCCTGCAGTTCCTCGTGTTCCAGGCGACGATGCGCTACGGCGTCGCCGGAGACCCGCCCGGGTTCGACGCCTACACGGCCGACCCGCTCGACTACGCGGAGCGCGTGGAGGAGGTCGGCGAGATCATGGACGTCACCGACGTTTCGCTGAACCAGTTCCGCGCGCACGGCGGGAAGGTCATCCTGACGCACGGCACGATCGACGACTTCATCACGCCGCACAACACCATCCAGTACTACGAGGCGCTCGAGGACGAGTTCGGCAAGCGGCTCGACTCGTTCGTGCGCTTCTACACGGTGCCCGGATGGGGCCACGGACAGGGCCTGTTCCGCGCGCAGTACGACGGACTGGACGCGATCGTGGACTGGGTCGAGAACGACGTCGCACCCTCAGGACTTGTCGCCCGCGACGGCAACGCCGGCGCGGACCGCACCCGTCCCATGTGCGAGTACCCGTCCTGGCCCGAGTACGACGGCTACGGTTCGGTCGATCAGGCCAGTTCGTACACCTGCGTCGCCGACTGA
- a CDS encoding IclR family transcriptional regulator, with amino-acid sequence MAHRSDGESVLHKHLRVLQAFEIDRPFLTLTEIAEATGLPPTTAHRLVAALEREGMLERAPDRTYQLGIRLWEFAARTPGALGLREIARPWLDEVHARVRQHTQLGVRSRRDVLFIERMSARGATVNATVIGGRFPLAVTSSGLVLLAHAGSAVVDDVVASGWPALTPKTIRTSDELRARLRRVRADGYVVADGHIHPASRGIAVPVQGEGGRVIAAIGVVVPSDGSSAQASIEMLTVAASGIGRAIREAHLIRGAGG; translated from the coding sequence GTGGCGCATCGCTCTGACGGCGAGTCGGTGCTGCACAAGCACCTTCGCGTGCTGCAGGCGTTCGAGATCGACCGGCCGTTTCTGACGCTCACCGAGATCGCCGAGGCCACGGGGCTGCCGCCGACGACGGCGCATCGGCTCGTGGCCGCGCTCGAGCGCGAGGGCATGCTCGAGCGCGCGCCCGATCGCACGTATCAGCTCGGCATCCGGCTGTGGGAGTTCGCGGCACGCACTCCCGGCGCGCTTGGCCTGCGGGAGATCGCGCGGCCGTGGCTCGACGAGGTGCATGCCCGCGTCCGGCAGCACACCCAGCTGGGGGTGCGCAGTCGCCGCGACGTGCTGTTCATCGAGCGGATGTCGGCGCGGGGTGCCACGGTCAACGCCACGGTGATCGGCGGGCGCTTCCCGCTCGCGGTCACCTCGAGCGGACTCGTGCTGCTGGCTCACGCCGGTTCGGCAGTGGTCGACGATGTCGTGGCATCGGGTTGGCCCGCGCTCACGCCGAAGACGATCCGGACCTCGGACGAGCTGCGCGCGCGACTGCGACGAGTGCGCGCGGACGGCTACGTCGTTGCGGACGGCCATATCCACCCGGCGTCGCGCGGGATCGCCGTGCCCGTTCAGGGTGAGGGAGGCCGGGTGATCGCCGCGATCGGCGTCGTGGTCCCCAGTGACGGGTCATCGGCCCAGGCGAGCATCGAGATGCTGACGGTCGCGGCCTCCGGCATCGGGCGGGCCATCCGCGAGGCGCACCTGATCCGCGGTGCCGGCGGCTGA
- a CDS encoding VOC family protein → MATFENFDLAHLGGIELFTPKFEESLHFFRDICAMREVERIGDSAYLRCWDEYQLYTLKLTASDTNGVGRTLYRTTSEEALDRRVKAIEASGLGHGWRDPEVGVGRSYEFEDPDGHLMALYFDTEHYVPDDEDRPALKNQASAYPGRGINARRMDHINYLASDVNAAGEFWRDVMKSRESERVKLDAGGYGAWWFRFHQKSYDVVYSDDWTKQRGRFHHFAIAPDSREDILKAADICLENGIYIEYGPYKHAINQTFFLYVWEPGGNRIEFATAQGRLILDPDWPVVEWSQAERAKGQAWGMKTIPTFHTHGTPYVDHQEEIDQAALEGRKFVLPERDVENE, encoded by the coding sequence ATGGCCACGTTCGAGAACTTCGACCTCGCCCATCTGGGCGGGATCGAGCTGTTCACCCCGAAGTTCGAGGAGAGTCTTCACTTCTTCCGCGACATCTGCGCGATGCGCGAGGTCGAGCGGATCGGCGACTCCGCCTACCTGAGGTGCTGGGACGAGTACCAGCTGTACACGCTCAAGCTCACCGCGTCCGACACCAACGGCGTCGGACGCACGCTCTACCGCACCACCAGCGAAGAGGCTCTCGACCGGCGCGTGAAGGCGATCGAAGCGTCCGGGCTCGGCCACGGCTGGCGCGACCCCGAGGTCGGCGTGGGCCGGTCGTACGAGTTCGAGGACCCCGACGGGCACCTCATGGCGCTGTACTTCGACACCGAGCACTACGTGCCCGACGATGAGGATCGCCCGGCCTTGAAGAACCAGGCGTCGGCATATCCCGGTCGCGGCATCAACGCCCGCCGCATGGACCACATCAACTATCTCGCGTCGGACGTCAACGCCGCCGGCGAGTTCTGGCGCGACGTCATGAAGTCACGCGAGTCCGAGCGGGTGAAGCTGGACGCCGGCGGCTACGGAGCGTGGTGGTTCCGGTTCCACCAGAAGTCCTACGATGTCGTCTACTCCGACGACTGGACGAAGCAGCGAGGACGCTTCCACCACTTCGCGATCGCCCCGGACTCCCGGGAAGACATCCTCAAAGCAGCCGACATCTGCCTCGAGAACGGCATCTACATCGAGTACGGGCCCTACAAGCACGCCATCAACCAGACGTTCTTCCTGTACGTGTGGGAGCCCGGCGGCAACCGCATCGAGTTCGCCACGGCGCAGGGCCGACTCATTCTCGACCCCGACTGGCCGGTGGTCGAATGGAGTCAGGCCGAACGCGCCAAGGGCCAGGCGTGGGGCATGAAGACGATCCCCACCTTCCACACGCACGGCACGCCCTACGTCGACCACCAGGAGGAGATCGACCAGGCGGCACTGGAGGGCCGGAAGTTCGTCCTCCCCGAGCGCGACGTCGAGAACGAGTAG
- a CDS encoding 5-methyltetrahydropteroyltriglutamate--homocysteine S-methyltransferase, giving the protein MSHQPPFRADIVGSFLRPDAIHEARLEYAQGDLSKQALRSVEDDAILDLVKKEADAGLKVATDGEFRRSWWHYDFFGLLDGVEIVELDHGIQFQGVQTKPRGIEISGKVGFSDDHPFLNHFRYLRDVLAHSTGAMPKFSIPAPTVLDFRLEPGHLAAPYEHRDDIVDDLVTTYRDAMQAFYDAGCRYLQFDDTAWAYLCSDVELAKARDRGIETDGIAERYADMLNRILEGKPDDLTVTTHVCRGNFRSTWISSGGYEPVAEQLLGVTNYDGYFLEYDSERAGGFEPLRFLPEGDKTVVLGLITSKSGDLEEVGAVEKRIDEAAEFAPLDQLALSPQCGFASTEEGNVLTEEQQWAKIREIVAIADEVWK; this is encoded by the coding sequence ATGTCGCACCAGCCTCCGTTCCGCGCCGACATCGTCGGCAGCTTCCTCCGTCCCGACGCCATCCACGAGGCGCGCCTCGAGTATGCGCAGGGGGATCTCTCCAAGCAGGCGCTGCGGTCCGTCGAGGACGACGCCATCTTGGACCTGGTCAAGAAGGAGGCGGACGCCGGGCTGAAGGTCGCCACGGACGGCGAGTTCCGCCGGTCGTGGTGGCATTACGACTTCTTCGGGCTGCTCGACGGCGTCGAGATCGTCGAGCTCGACCACGGCATCCAGTTCCAGGGTGTCCAGACCAAGCCGCGCGGCATCGAGATCTCGGGCAAGGTGGGCTTCAGCGACGACCACCCCTTCCTGAACCACTTCCGCTACCTACGCGACGTGCTTGCGCACAGCACGGGCGCGATGCCGAAGTTCTCCATCCCCGCGCCGACGGTGCTCGACTTCCGCCTCGAGCCCGGCCACCTCGCCGCGCCCTACGAGCACCGCGACGACATCGTCGACGACCTCGTGACGACGTACCGCGACGCGATGCAGGCGTTCTACGATGCCGGATGCCGGTACCTGCAGTTCGACGACACCGCGTGGGCGTATCTGTGCTCGGACGTCGAGCTGGCAAAGGCCCGCGATCGCGGCATCGAGACCGACGGGATCGCCGAGCGCTACGCCGACATGCTCAACCGCATCCTCGAGGGCAAGCCCGACGACCTCACCGTCACGACGCACGTGTGCCGTGGCAACTTCCGCTCGACCTGGATCTCGTCGGGCGGCTATGAGCCGGTCGCCGAGCAACTGCTGGGTGTGACGAACTACGACGGCTACTTCCTCGAGTACGACTCCGAGCGCGCCGGCGGCTTCGAGCCGCTGCGGTTCCTCCCCGAGGGCGACAAGACGGTCGTGCTGGGGCTGATCACCTCGAAGAGCGGCGACCTCGAGGAGGTCGGCGCCGTCGAGAAGCGCATCGACGAGGCCGCGGAGTTCGCGCCGCTGGACCAGCTGGCCCTGAGCCCCCAGTGCGGCTTCGCCTCGACGGAGGAGGGCAACGTCCTCACCGAGGAGCAGCAGTGGGCCAAGATCCGCGAGATCGTCGCGATCGCCGACGAGGTCTGGAAGTAG
- a CDS encoding MarR family winged helix-turn-helix transcriptional regulator, with protein MPRPTTSSVGGSRLARSPLADDLSFLLARANALAVAEANAALAEHGLKVRAFAVLELAAADTRPSQRELADFLRLDPSQVVALVDDLQRRGLVERRPDPEDRRANVVVATADGVRVAAAARVVAEDSERRVHARLSEQERAQLTDMLKRIALDEE; from the coding sequence ATGCCCAGACCGACGACGTCGTCCGTCGGCGGCAGCCGGCTCGCCCGCTCGCCGCTCGCCGATGACCTCAGCTTCCTGCTCGCGAGGGCGAACGCGCTGGCGGTCGCCGAAGCCAACGCGGCCCTCGCCGAACACGGGCTCAAGGTGCGTGCATTCGCTGTGCTCGAGCTCGCCGCCGCCGATACGCGTCCTTCGCAGCGCGAACTGGCGGACTTCCTGCGGCTGGACCCGAGTCAGGTCGTCGCCCTTGTCGACGACCTCCAGCGTCGCGGGCTCGTCGAGCGGCGCCCGGACCCCGAGGACCGGCGGGCCAACGTCGTGGTCGCCACCGCCGACGGCGTTCGCGTCGCCGCTGCTGCCCGAGTCGTGGCGGAGGACTCGGAGCGGCGGGTTCACGCGCGCCTGAGCGAGCAGGAGCGGGCACAGCTCACCGACATGCTCAAGCGCATCGCGCTCGACGAGGAGTGA
- a CDS encoding SDR family oxidoreductase, whose amino-acid sequence MSLEGKVAIVTGSGRGLGLAYAQELARQGASVVVNDVDEATAADAVASIEAAGGKAVAVVAPVGPTETAKQLVQTAVDTYGRLDILVTNAGVLRDTVLWKMSDDDFDTVIGVHLRGTFTCVREAATYMRENQIPGRIITIGSPTGQRGNFGQTNYAAAKAGIVGMVRTWAMELKKAGITANAVVPVAATAMTATIPYFAAAMEADAAGEPMPPFFRHDLGFGTIADVAGLVAYLASDEAAGVTGQAIGIGGDRLQLWSHPEAIVSAYHEGGWSYDDLQAGFTDAVGDLQTVGEKFPPLPEELVRPKPEA is encoded by the coding sequence ATGTCACTCGAGGGCAAGGTCGCCATCGTCACTGGTTCGGGTCGCGGGCTCGGACTCGCCTACGCACAAGAACTGGCCCGCCAGGGCGCCTCGGTCGTGGTCAACGACGTCGACGAGGCAACAGCCGCGGACGCCGTCGCGTCGATCGAAGCGGCGGGCGGGAAGGCCGTCGCGGTGGTCGCGCCGGTGGGTCCGACCGAGACGGCGAAGCAGCTCGTGCAGACCGCGGTCGACACCTACGGGCGCCTGGACATCCTCGTCACCAATGCCGGCGTGCTGCGCGACACCGTGCTGTGGAAGATGAGCGACGACGACTTCGACACCGTCATCGGGGTGCACCTTCGCGGCACGTTCACGTGCGTGCGCGAAGCAGCGACGTACATGCGCGAGAACCAGATCCCCGGCCGCATCATCACGATCGGCTCCCCCACGGGTCAGCGCGGCAACTTCGGGCAGACCAACTACGCCGCGGCCAAGGCCGGCATCGTCGGCATGGTCCGCACCTGGGCCATGGAGCTGAAGAAGGCCGGCATCACGGCCAACGCCGTCGTCCCCGTCGCCGCCACCGCCATGACCGCGACGATCCCCTACTTCGCGGCGGCCATGGAGGCGGATGCGGCCGGCGAGCCCATGCCGCCGTTCTTCCGGCACGATCTCGGCTTCGGCACGATCGCCGATGTCGCCGGACTCGTCGCCTACCTCGCCTCCGACGAGGCCGCCGGTGTCACCGGCCAGGCGATCGGCATCGGCGGCGATCGCCTGCAGCTGTGGTCCCACCCCGAAGCCATCGTCTCCGCGTACCACGAGGGCGGCTGGTCCTATGACGACCTGCAGGCCGGCTTCACCGACGCCGTCGGCGACCTCCAGACCGTCGGCGAGAAGTTCCCCCCGCTGCCCGAGGAGCTCGTTCGCCCCAAGCCGGAGGCCTGA
- a CDS encoding amidohydrolase family protein, whose amino-acid sequence MTRYEPAIDVDALTALDVHVHIEVDAHGHASLPPDLVEAASKYFSADGPRPDLDSVAAYYRERKMAAVVFTVDAETQLDHVPVSSADIAEGAARNNDVLIPFGSVDPRRTDAVDRARRLIEDHGVRGFKFHPTVQGFDPSDEAYYPLYATLQDAGVVALFHTGQTGIGAGMPGGRGFKLGLSNPILLDPVAADFGDLQIIMAHPSVPWQDEAISVATHKHNTWIDLSGWSPKYFPESLVRAANSYLKRRILFGSDFPLLTPDRWMRDVEQTSLKPEVMPGILKDNAVRLLGLD is encoded by the coding sequence ATGACCCGCTACGAACCCGCGATCGACGTCGACGCGCTCACCGCGCTCGACGTGCATGTGCACATCGAGGTCGACGCGCACGGACACGCCTCGCTCCCGCCCGACCTGGTCGAGGCGGCCTCGAAGTACTTCTCGGCCGACGGGCCGCGCCCCGACCTCGACTCGGTCGCGGCCTACTACCGCGAGAGGAAGATGGCGGCCGTCGTCTTCACGGTCGACGCTGAGACCCAGCTCGACCACGTGCCGGTGTCGAGCGCGGACATCGCCGAAGGCGCCGCGCGCAACAACGACGTCCTCATTCCGTTCGGCTCGGTCGACCCGCGCCGGACGGATGCGGTCGACCGCGCCCGGCGACTGATCGAGGACCACGGCGTGCGGGGCTTCAAGTTCCACCCGACCGTGCAGGGCTTCGACCCCAGCGACGAGGCGTACTACCCGCTCTACGCGACGCTGCAGGACGCCGGAGTCGTCGCTCTGTTCCACACCGGACAGACGGGGATCGGCGCCGGCATGCCCGGCGGTCGCGGCTTCAAGCTGGGGCTGTCCAACCCGATCCTGCTCGACCCGGTGGCAGCCGACTTCGGCGACCTGCAGATCATCATGGCCCACCCGTCGGTGCCGTGGCAGGACGAGGCGATCTCGGTGGCGACCCACAAGCACAACACGTGGATCGACCTGTCGGGATGGAGCCCGAAGTACTTCCCGGAATCGCTCGTGCGCGCCGCGAACTCCTACCTCAAGCGCCGCATCCTCTTCGGCTCGGACTTCCCGCTTCTCACCCCCGATCGTTGGATGAGGGACGTCGAGCAGACGTCACTGAAGCCCGAGGTCATGCCCGGCATCCTCAAGGACAACGCCGTGCGCCTGCTGGGGCTCGACTGA
- a CDS encoding MaoC family dehydratase encodes MTTTVAYADLPGAVGTEIGPSSWLEVTQERVNTFADATDDHQWIHVDPEKAKDGPFGAPIAHGFLTLSLLIPLQTEVFDVDGVTTKVNYGLDKVRFVSPVKVGDRIRLVGTIADVIEVPGGYQLVVDITIEVEGGTKPAVVARSLSRFYA; translated from the coding sequence ATGACCACCACCGTCGCCTACGCCGACCTCCCCGGAGCCGTCGGCACCGAGATCGGCCCGTCGTCCTGGCTCGAGGTCACGCAGGAGCGCGTGAACACTTTCGCCGACGCGACGGACGACCACCAGTGGATCCACGTCGACCCCGAGAAGGCCAAGGACGGCCCGTTCGGCGCCCCGATCGCCCACGGCTTCCTCACACTCTCGCTCCTGATCCCGCTGCAGACCGAAGTGTTCGACGTCGATGGCGTCACCACCAAGGTGAACTACGGCCTCGACAAGGTGCGGTTCGTCTCGCCCGTCAAGGTGGGCGACCGCATCCGCCTCGTCGGCACAATCGCCGACGTCATCGAGGTGCCCGGCGGCTACCAGCTCGTGGTCGACATCACGATCGAAGTCGAGGGCGGCACCAAGCCGGCCGTCGTCGCCCGGAGCCTTTCGCGCTTCTACGCCTGA
- a CDS encoding long-chain fatty acid--CoA ligase has translation MRNRGLGFWLAKRRLKNPDKPAIVFGDETITYRDLADAADRVASVLWHRGIRKGDAVAYIGENSPQFLQVMFGAAQIGALFVPVNTRLAAPEIRHVLTDSGARALILDPEFLERAMPGVEEGRIAHVIVTGDGIPGHPGIQRQMAEATGGHTIADVSLDDPAAIIYTSGTTGKPKGAVLSHGNLTWVSINCVIDYDVVSSDVSLMISPLFHVASLGMGALPAMLKGATLVLEKGFEPGRALALIQQHGITMLSGVPTTYQMMADHPDWESTDVSTLQKLTCGGSAVPTRILNAYEERGLHFSQGYGMTETSPGATSLSPDMTRSKQGSVGLPHFFTEVRIADENGDMLPRGTVGEIEVSGPNVFLGYHGLPDATAASFTNDGWFRSGDLGYLDPDGYLHISDRLKDMIISGGENIYPAEVENLINDIEGISGVAVVGVPDERWGEVPWAVVTVREGAEVDTETVRERLDGVLARYKLPKNVVVVDDLPRTASGKIRKADLRERFGRTT, from the coding sequence ATGCGCAACCGCGGCCTCGGCTTCTGGCTCGCCAAGCGGCGCCTGAAGAACCCCGACAAGCCCGCCATCGTCTTCGGCGACGAGACCATCACGTACCGTGATCTGGCCGACGCGGCCGACCGCGTCGCTTCGGTCCTGTGGCACCGCGGCATCCGCAAGGGCGACGCCGTCGCCTATATCGGCGAGAACAGCCCGCAGTTCCTGCAGGTGATGTTCGGCGCCGCGCAGATCGGGGCGCTGTTCGTCCCCGTCAACACGCGACTTGCGGCCCCGGAGATCCGCCACGTGCTCACCGATTCCGGCGCCCGGGCGCTGATCCTCGACCCGGAGTTCCTGGAACGGGCGATGCCCGGCGTCGAAGAGGGGCGCATCGCGCACGTGATCGTGACCGGCGACGGCATCCCCGGGCATCCGGGCATCCAGCGGCAGATGGCCGAGGCGACCGGAGGCCACACCATCGCCGACGTCTCGCTCGACGACCCCGCCGCCATCATCTACACCTCGGGCACGACCGGCAAGCCCAAGGGCGCCGTCCTGTCCCACGGCAACCTGACCTGGGTTTCGATCAACTGTGTGATCGACTACGACGTGGTCTCCAGCGACGTTTCGCTGATGATCTCGCCTCTCTTCCACGTCGCATCGCTCGGCATGGGCGCGCTCCCCGCCATGCTCAAGGGAGCGACCCTCGTCCTCGAGAAGGGCTTCGAGCCCGGTCGGGCGCTGGCCCTGATCCAGCAGCACGGCATCACCATGCTCTCGGGCGTCCCCACCACTTACCAGATGATGGCCGATCACCCCGACTGGGAGTCGACCGACGTCTCGACCCTGCAGAAGCTCACTTGCGGCGGATCCGCGGTGCCCACCCGCATCCTCAACGCCTACGAGGAGCGCGGCCTGCACTTCTCGCAGGGCTACGGCATGACCGAGACGTCGCCCGGTGCGACGTCGCTCTCCCCCGACATGACCCGGAGTAAGCAGGGGAGCGTGGGCCTTCCGCACTTCTTCACGGAGGTGCGGATCGCCGACGAGAACGGCGACATGCTGCCACGCGGGACCGTGGGCGAGATCGAGGTCTCGGGTCCCAATGTGTTCCTCGGCTACCACGGCCTGCCCGATGCGACCGCGGCGTCGTTCACGAACGACGGATGGTTTCGCTCCGGGGACCTCGGATACCTCGATCCGGACGGCTACCTTCACATCTCCGACCGACTCAAGGACATGATCATCTCCGGCGGTGAGAACATCTATCCCGCGGAAGTCGAGAACCTCATCAACGACATCGAGGGGATCTCGGGGGTTGCTGTCGTGGGTGTGCCCGACGAGCGATGGGGCGAGGTGCCGTGGGCGGTCGTGACCGTGCGCGAGGGCGCCGAGGTCGACACCGAGACGGTCCGCGAGCGACTGGACGGCGTGCTCGCCCGCTACAAGCTGCCCAAGAACGTCGTCGTGGTGGACGACCTGCCACGCACGGCGTCGGGCAAGATCCGCAAGGCCGACCTGCGCGAGCGCTTCGGCCGCACGACATGA